CTATGATGCGCAAAAGGCAAGCGTCTCCGTCTGGATGGACCCTTCTTCAGCGGGATTGGAGCAGGTCTTCCCAAAACGCCGCGGCAATGTCTACCACAACTTCTCCTGTCCCGGTTGCCGGGTCCGGCTCACGTTCGAGGCGTTCAACCCCGGACCGTTCACGTGCCCGGCCTGCGGCAAGATCTACGCGCCGGATACCGACGCCGGTATCTACCCGGAGGGTGATATTTACAACGGTACCATGTATGACGGCTGGGCTTGTCTCTTTTACCTGCAGTCGGCTACCGCCGCGGCGGACATCGCCATCATCGGCCGCACGGAGAACAGCGCCGCGCACCTTGCCCGGAGCCGCGAGTTATTGCTTCTCTTCGCGAACACCATAAGCAATTGTCCCACCGACCACGCGCACGACGGCGATTCGGCGCGTATTCTCACCTACAAGCGCGAAGGCGACAACAAGATACTCTCGGACCTGGCCGTAGCATACGAATTGTGCCGTGATTCCATGACGGCGGAAGAACGGGCACGGGTGGAAACCGGCGTTTTGCGGCGTATGCTCGATGACGTAATGATGGAGCCCATCTACACGTACGACCACAACAACGTGTACCAATGGTACCGCACCATCATGCAGACCGCCGCGTGCCTGGAACGCGACGACCTCGTGGATTGGTGCTTCGGTTACGGCGCATTTNNNNNNNNNNNNNNNNNNNNNNNNNNNNNNNNNNNNNNNNNNNNNNNNNNNNNNNNNNNNNNNNNNNNNNNNNNNNNNNNNNNNNNNNNNNNNNNNNNNNCGTCGTGGTGGACAAGCAGTCACAGCCCCAGGGTGAGGCGCTGCGCGGCGAAAGCGTCCCTGAGGCAGCCGTTTTTTACGCAAGCCCGTTGATGCAGTTCGCCGAGCTGCGCGGAGACCGGATCTATCCGCAAACCTCGCGTTACCGGCGTTCGGTGGCGGTAGTTGAAGATGTTGTCATTGAATGTTTCGACGTGCACGGCGGCGAGACAAAGGACTGGATCCTTCAGCATGCGGGTGGGCCGCCGGAGTGCAGCATGGCGATGGAACCGGCGTCCTTCGAACCCGCGGACTGGCTCTACAACGGAAGTGACCGGGTTTTCATGAGCATGAACGGGGAAGACTGGTCGGCGACTTGGAGTGTCGGTAACATTACCTCCCGACTCAGCATGCCGGGCGTACCGGGGACACAAGTGTATCGCCTGGAAACGTTCCCCATTGAGAATGCCGTTGTCACCAAGGACCACCCGGTGTGTCAGACCTTGTGCGTGCGGCGGCGGCAAGATGGGCCCTTCCTGGCAATATGGGACACCTGGGAGGTTGAACCGAACCTGCAATCGATCGCTTGCGTGCCGGGTCAACCCGCGCTCCTGATCCACACCAAAAACAACGTCTATCACCTGCTCTTCGGCCCGGGCCAGGCACCGTTCCCCGATGGCATCACGCTGGCGGGCGACGGTTCGGTCAGTCTGCTCCGGAACCGCGACGCGCTCGCCCTTGCCGGAGGGACCTGGACCAGTGTGTCAGCCGCGAACGGCGAAAGCGCAAGGATAAGTCTCAACAAAACCGGCAGCGCCGAATGGGACTGGTCTCAGGGCAGCGACCGCCTCGGCCGCGCCGCGCCCATTCAATACGATACCTTTGGCGGGGTTGACCATCCGCGCGACTGCGGCGATATAGTGGCTGCTATCGAAGGCCGCCTTTCTCCGGAGTAACCCGCGCGAAGCGCAGTCCTTACTGCCGCGGACTCCCGTTCGGCTGAACATGTCTCTGCAAGGTCAAAGAAACCGCGGCGGCGGGCACTTGGGCGCACGCTGCCGACGCCAATCCCGGCGGTAATACGCCCCCATTCGTGGTCTCAGTCAGCGGCGGGACTGCCCCCACCGGCCAACAGCGGAACCGGAGTGTTCTAACGCATCGCGCAAGGACTGCCTCCTGATATTTCAAGAGACCTCGGGTCCATATCCTGGTCCCCGCGGAAATGTCACATGACCAACCTGAGTTTACAGCAGTCTCGTGGCTCCGGGCGTGAGCACGGGATAGCTTCCGTCGGGCCCGGGCAGAACCGGCGGTTCCATGCCGTCGCGGCAATCCTCCGGCCTGGGCGCGTAAGCGAAATCGGATTGCATGACCTGTTCCCAGGTGATTTCTTCGCCGGTATAGCACGAAATCTGACCCATCACGCCAATCATGGTGCTTCGCGCCATGTACTCACCGTTGTTCACGGGTTCCCCCGACCGGATCGCCTTGAAGAGCGTGTCGTGCTCGACCTGATAGGGGTTACAGTCGCCTTGCCACTGCCAGTTGTTCTCCCCCCAGATGCGGCAGTCCATGATGGAGGCCTTGCCTTTGCTGCCGAAGACAACGCTGGAAGATTCGTTATAGCATCCCGTGGTGGTCCGGCAGAACGCATAGATGCGGACGCCGTTCTCGAATTCGTAGACGACCGAATGGTGGTCGAATACGTCGCCGTAAATCGCCGCGGTCATCGAAGACCGCCCGCCGAGACCGTGACACTTGACCGGCGCGGCGTTCCCCATCACCCAGCTCGCCCGGTCGAGATTGTGGACCAGCGACTGCGGGACATCGTCTCCTGAGAGCCAACGGAAATGGTACTGCGTGCTGCATTGCCACTCCAGCTCGGTAAGCCCGGGGGCGCGGTCAATGATCACATAGGG
The window above is part of the Candidatus Hydrogenedentota bacterium genome. Proteins encoded here:
- a CDS encoding Gfo/Idh/MocA family oxidoreductase, giving the protein MTDAAGSGNGRGTTRRDFLKSSAVLASAAVAGAQGIARNAYAAGNDIIRVGMIGCGGRNTGAAAEALSADPGARLVAMCDIFLDRVKARRERLRGQKKDQVIVDDDHCFAGFDGYKHVIEASDVVLVANAAKFHPFHAMAAIQAGKHVFVEKPHGIDPAGIRLMQRAGEVAKEKGLCLVSGLQSRYHAGYAETVQRICDGAIGDVVCIEENFLREPYVIIDRAPGLTELEWQCSTQYHFRWLSGDDVPQSLVHNLDRASWVMGNAAPVKCHGLGGRSSMTAAIYGDVFDHHSVVYEFENGVRIYAFCRTTTGCYNESSSVVFGSKGKASIMDCRIWGENNWQWQGDCNPYQVEHDTLFKAIRSGEPVNNGEYMARSTMIGVMGQISCYTGEEITWEQVMQSDFAYAPRPEDCRDGMEPPVLPGPDGSYPVLTPGATRLL